A window from Bacteroidota bacterium encodes these proteins:
- a CDS encoding M23 family metallopeptidase gives MKHFFFILISFLSFYCCVAQEEYSIQDLKSGKFKEDSSYIYLLPFENKKKVFLIQAYESKMSHKGERALDFKVKKGTKICAARDGVVIAAREDSDEGGLKPENLSDGNYISIQHKDGSVAHYWHLKKEGAEVNVGDTVSAGQLIGESGNTGYSAFPHLHFEVVGNDVSGNYKQLATRFKTKKGIKYLRPSKFYRAIH, from the coding sequence ATGAAACATTTCTTTTTTATTCTTATTTCATTTTTAAGTTTCTATTGCTGTGTTGCACAGGAAGAATATTCTATTCAGGATCTGAAGTCAGGAAAATTTAAAGAAGACAGCAGTTATATTTATTTGCTTCCTTTTGAAAACAAAAAGAAAGTTTTTTTAATACAAGCCTATGAAAGCAAGATGAGCCATAAGGGTGAACGGGCATTAGATTTTAAAGTAAAGAAAGGAACAAAAATTTGTGCAGCAAGAGATGGTGTGGTTATTGCAGCAAGAGAAGATTCTGATGAAGGCGGACTAAAACCGGAAAATCTTTCTGATGGTAATTATATTTCTATACAACACAAAGATGGGTCTGTTGCGCATTACTGGCATTTGAAAAAAGAAGGAGCAGAGGTTAATGTTGGTGATACTGTTTCTGCCGGTCAACTGATTGGTGAAAGCGGCAACACGGGTTACTCTGCATTTCCTCATTTACATTTTGAAGTTGTGGGCAATGATGTAAGTGGCAATTACAAACAATTGGCTACACGTTTTAAAACAAAGAAAGGAATTAAATACCTGCGGCCATCAAAATTTTACCGGGCTATCCATTGA
- a CDS encoding redoxin domain-containing protein, whose protein sequence is MNFFSDYIKAFKAEWLKLRNSGTFWLVLLMAAFIPAIFTLVGLLTTESDFTFVASENSWKRLVTSCFQGFGLFLFPIFLTLLVIRLTQMEHRGGGWKLIEVQPISKPSLYLSKFSISVLVAFLCIVALLFFSLLGGTIIMLVKNSPGFTQHSIPLEFITRFGLRLLVAGLGVLGIQYLFSVVISGFLFPFSIGLVGTIAGSIFFAMRKVLWWPYMAPGLTVLNPDGSSAGNFLMYYEWLSIAWMVTALWLGYQWYVRKTFKRAFFKPIPRILYMLVPLGLFVAVFLYINKPIQLPSHSRTVIAGTVESKDKFQTAYLFAEPLMDTVLEIPITDNRFSASTEKNIPAGVYSFRLGAINQKIFFGNKDSLFLKVKIDGISNRLTSSGTRIPENEYLRNGTDNNDNGSDKYRLEHYGSEMTPKAFAAEVMRLWNDEVDNLDNYKTADNFKPNNDFIALQKKLLSLYYIKLLDGKYAQWFKVYHPTETLEFPKSVDAIRNAVSYNDSTLLSYSMYRDNIADYYQQKYKLNPSNDTAYISKVATVLPASTLRDYLVYNKIKGLVGRTRDSASREMLIEKYLPVISQQKTQQQILALHYTLNSLTRGSAAPDFTTTALNKDSFSLKNFKGRYVVIDVWATWCRTCTGQSAIFEKIAEQYTSPSVAFVALSIDDSRWEWQNEASQRSMRVLHLRSNNKDQFSRSYGVDYMPRYILLDPDGKILNAQMPEPGNPAFIELLKREIPGFTSL, encoded by the coding sequence ATGAATTTCTTTTCTGATTATATAAAAGCATTTAAAGCAGAGTGGTTAAAGTTGAGAAACTCTGGAACATTTTGGTTGGTACTGCTCATGGCTGCGTTTATTCCTGCGATCTTTACATTGGTCGGTTTATTAACAACTGAAAGTGATTTTACATTTGTTGCTTCGGAAAATTCATGGAAAAGGCTTGTCACCAGTTGCTTTCAAGGTTTTGGTCTTTTTCTCTTTCCAATTTTTCTTACACTTCTTGTGATACGTCTTACACAAATGGAACATCGCGGAGGTGGGTGGAAGTTGATAGAAGTACAACCAATTTCTAAACCTTCACTTTACCTGAGCAAATTCAGCATATCTGTACTGGTGGCATTCCTATGTATAGTTGCCCTTTTATTTTTTAGTTTACTAGGTGGCACTATTATTATGTTGGTAAAAAACAGTCCGGGTTTCACCCAACATTCAATTCCACTTGAATTCATCACTCGTTTCGGACTAAGATTACTCGTTGCGGGCTTGGGTGTTTTGGGTATTCAATATTTATTTTCTGTTGTCATCAGCGGATTTCTATTCCCCTTTTCTATAGGGTTGGTTGGCACAATTGCAGGATCAATATTTTTTGCAATGCGTAAAGTATTATGGTGGCCATACATGGCTCCGGGGCTTACGGTACTAAATCCGGATGGCAGTAGTGCAGGAAATTTTCTGATGTATTATGAATGGCTAAGTATTGCGTGGATGGTGACTGCATTATGGCTTGGCTATCAATGGTATGTGCGAAAAACTTTTAAAAGAGCTTTCTTTAAACCCATTCCAAGGATCCTTTATATGCTTGTGCCCTTGGGTTTGTTCGTCGCAGTCTTTTTATATATAAATAAGCCAATTCAGCTCCCTTCACATAGTCGTACTGTAATTGCCGGAACTGTTGAATCAAAAGATAAATTCCAAACGGCATATTTGTTTGCTGAGCCCCTGATGGATACTGTTCTTGAAATTCCCATAACTGATAATCGATTTAGTGCAAGCACGGAAAAAAATATTCCTGCGGGTGTTTATTCATTTAGACTGGGTGCCATCAATCAAAAGATCTTTTTTGGAAACAAGGATAGTTTGTTCCTTAAGGTAAAAATTGATGGCATTAGTAATCGGCTTACTTCATCAGGAACCAGGATCCCCGAAAATGAGTATTTAAGAAATGGAACCGATAATAATGACAATGGTAGTGATAAATATAGGCTGGAACATTATGGTTCTGAAATGACACCAAAAGCATTTGCGGCTGAGGTCATGCGGCTTTGGAATGACGAGGTTGATAACCTGGATAATTATAAAACAGCAGATAATTTTAAACCAAACAATGATTTTATTGCTTTACAGAAAAAATTACTTTCTCTATACTACATAAAGTTACTCGATGGTAAGTATGCACAGTGGTTCAAAGTGTATCATCCAACCGAAACATTGGAATTTCCAAAATCTGTTGATGCGATCAGGAATGCAGTTAGTTATAATGATAGCACTCTTCTTAGTTACTCTATGTATCGTGATAACATTGCTGACTATTATCAGCAGAAATATAAATTGAATCCTTCCAATGATACGGCTTATATCTCAAAAGTAGCAACCGTATTACCAGCAAGCACATTAAGAGATTATCTTGTTTATAATAAAATAAAAGGACTTGTTGGCAGAACAAGGGATAGTGCAAGCAGGGAAATGCTGATCGAAAAATATCTTCCGGTTATCTCACAACAAAAAACACAGCAGCAAATACTGGCGCTGCATTACACGTTAAATAGTTTAACTCGTGGAAGTGCCGCTCCTGATTTTACTACTACAGCATTAAATAAAGACTCTTTCTCTCTTAAAAATTTTAAAGGACGTTATGTGGTGATAGATGTATGGGCGACCTGGTGCAGAACTTGTACTGGGCAATCGGCCATCTTTGAAAAGATTGCAGAACAATATACAAGTCCTTCGGTTGCATTTGTTGCATTATCCATTGACGATAGTAGATGGGAATGGCAAAATGAAGCTAGTCAAAGATCAATGCGGGTGTTGCATTTGCGTAGTAATAATAAGGACCAGTTTAGCAGATCTTATGGCGTTGATTATATGCCTCGTTATATTTTATTAGACCCGGATGGTAAGATATTGAATGCACAAATGCCCGAACCAGGTAACCCTGCTTTTATAGAGTTATTAAAAAGAGAAATTCCCGGATTTACAAGCTTATAA
- a CDS encoding ABC transporter ATP-binding protein, with amino-acid sequence MNQTNAHAIETSELNYMFRHGRKVVNNVSLKVPVGSIFGFLGPNGAGKTTTIRLLTGMLENDRDNITIYGKSLKKNLPGIFEGIGSLIETPSLYLHLNARDNLKVITRLRKMDEKKVDEVLQVVGLYNDRKRKAKEYSLGMKQRLGLAMALLPDPSLLILDEPANGLDPAGIIEIRELLKRLNKDHGKTIFVSSHLLNEVEKTCTHVGIIHKGVMQFQGTMADLQESAGHGKLVTIKVDDTARWKNLFTEKYPQATALLSNEFVLPVENSDDITNITRELVMQGVPVRGVRTNEGLEEWFIKMTSN; translated from the coding sequence ATGAACCAAACAAATGCTCATGCAATTGAGACTTCAGAACTCAATTACATGTTTCGCCACGGAAGAAAGGTGGTGAACAATGTAAGTTTAAAAGTTCCCGTAGGAAGTATATTCGGATTCCTGGGTCCGAATGGCGCCGGTAAAACAACTACTATACGACTGCTTACCGGTATGCTTGAAAATGATCGTGACAATATTACTATTTACGGCAAATCATTAAAGAAAAATCTTCCCGGCATTTTTGAAGGAATCGGTTCGTTGATAGAAACTCCTTCACTCTATCTTCATTTGAATGCCCGTGACAATTTAAAAGTGATCACCCGTTTAAGAAAAATGGATGAAAAAAAAGTTGATGAAGTTTTACAGGTTGTTGGTCTTTACAATGACCGCAAAAGAAAGGCGAAAGAATATTCACTTGGTATGAAGCAAAGATTGGGCCTTGCAATGGCCTTGTTGCCTGATCCATCCTTACTAATTCTTGATGAACCAGCAAATGGGCTTGATCCTGCAGGTATCATTGAAATAAGAGAACTGCTGAAAAGACTGAATAAGGATCATGGTAAAACAATTTTTGTATCGAGCCATTTATTGAATGAAGTAGAAAAAACCTGTACACATGTTGGTATCATACATAAAGGTGTCATGCAATTCCAGGGAACAATGGCTGACTTGCAGGAAAGTGCCGGTCATGGTAAACTGGTAACGATAAAAGTGGATGATACAGCAAGATGGAAAAATTTGTTTACAGAAAAATATCCGCAGGCAACAGCTTTATTAAGTAACGAATTTGTTTTGCCGGTTGAGAATAGTGATGATATTACAAACATCACCCGTGAATTGGTGATGCAGGGAGTTCCGGTAAGAGGGGTTCGCACTAATGAAGGATTGGAAGAATGGTTTATTAAAATGACATCAAACTAA
- a CDS encoding NifU family protein → MIKTGNPIISIYTEMTPNPETMKFVANKLLYPGKSIDFPDAESAKPSPLAVELFGFPFIKAVFIASNFVTLSKTPDTDWQDVIPSIRQFLKDYLEEGKAVINEDEVVSIKKESSNEISADDDDVVKRIKELLENYVKPAVEMDGGAIQFKSYDDGVVNLMLQGSCSGCPSSMITLKSGIEGMMKRMIPEVKEVVAEAE, encoded by the coding sequence ATGATCAAGACAGGTAATCCAATTATCAGCATTTATACAGAAATGACGCCTAACCCGGAAACAATGAAGTTTGTGGCCAACAAACTTTTATACCCTGGCAAGAGCATTGATTTTCCTGATGCAGAAAGCGCCAAGCCTTCACCACTTGCGGTAGAATTGTTTGGTTTTCCTTTTATCAAAGCTGTTTTTATTGCCAGCAATTTTGTTACGCTGAGCAAAACACCTGACACTGACTGGCAAGATGTAATTCCTTCTATCCGACAATTTTTGAAAGATTACCTGGAAGAAGGAAAAGCGGTGATCAATGAAGATGAGGTTGTGAGCATAAAAAAAGAAAGCAGCAACGAAATAAGTGCCGATGATGATGACGTGGTAAAACGTATAAAAGAACTACTGGAAAATTATGTAAAGCCTGCTGTTGAAATGGACGGTGGTGCTATTCAATTTAAAAGTTATGATGATGGCGTGGTAAACCTGATGTTGCAGGGAAGCTGCAGCGGATGTCCTTCGAGTATGATCACATTAAAATCCGGAATTGAAGGAATGATGAAGAGAATGATACCGGAAGTGAAAGAAGTTGTTGCAGAAGCAGAATAA
- a CDS encoding deoxyhypusine synthase, translated as MNKGPVSKFVEHHYRHFNAAALVDAAKGYETHLLEGGKMLVSLAGAMSTAELGISLAEMIRQDKVHILSCTGANLEEDVMNLVAHSHYKRVPNYRDLTPQEEWDLLENHFNRVTDTCIPEEEAFRRLQKHLHRQWAEAEAKGERYFPHEFLYKTVLSGDLKQYYEIDPKDSWIVAAAEKNIPIVVPGWEDSTTGNIFASYVVKGELKASTVKSGIEYMVWLTEWYRNNSSGKGVGFFQIGGGIAGDFPICVVPMMYQDLEWHDVPFWSYFCQISDSTTSYGSYSGAVPNEKITWGKLDINTPKFIVESDATIVCPLIFAWILGW; from the coding sequence ATGAACAAAGGACCCGTTTCCAAATTTGTTGAACATCATTATCGTCACTTCAACGCTGCCGCCCTGGTAGATGCAGCCAAAGGCTATGAAACGCATTTGCTTGAAGGCGGTAAAATGCTTGTATCTCTTGCAGGTGCTATGAGTACTGCAGAACTCGGTATTTCGCTTGCTGAAATGATCCGCCAGGATAAAGTGCATATTCTTAGTTGTACCGGGGCTAACCTGGAAGAAGATGTAATGAACCTTGTTGCACATTCACATTATAAAAGAGTGCCCAATTATCGTGACCTAACCCCACAGGAAGAATGGGATCTATTAGAGAATCATTTTAACCGTGTAACTGATACATGTATTCCGGAAGAAGAAGCATTCCGTCGTTTACAAAAACACTTACACAGGCAATGGGCAGAGGCGGAAGCAAAAGGCGAACGTTATTTTCCACATGAATTTTTATACAAAACCGTTTTAAGCGGCGATCTGAAACAGTATTATGAAATTGATCCTAAGGATAGTTGGATCGTAGCGGCTGCTGAAAAAAATATTCCGATCGTTGTACCGGGTTGGGAAGACAGTACTACCGGAAATATTTTTGCCAGCTATGTAGTAAAAGGCGAACTGAAAGCCAGTACTGTAAAAAGCGGAATTGAATATATGGTATGGCTGACAGAATGGTACCGCAATAATTCATCCGGTAAAGGGGTAGGTTTTTTTCAGATTGGTGGGGGTATTGCCGGCGATTTCCCGATATGTGTAGTGCCTATGATGTATCAGGACCTGGAATGGCATGACGTTCCTTTCTGGAGCTATTTCTGCCAGATAAGCGACTCTACTACTTCTTATGGTTCATACTCAGGGGCTGTGCCTAACGAAAAAATTACCTGGGGCAAGTTGGATATTAATACGCCCAAATTCATAGTAGAAAGCGATGCTACAATTGTGTGTCCGTTGATCTTTGCGTGGATATTGGGGTGGTAA
- a CDS encoding DUF479 domain-containing protein, whose protein sequence is MISDFVKGKKKFAYPPGIQHGIQLHREIDEFTDTHEATRQAKEIFRPHYRLYAAAFVDVVYDYFIANDEQLFNEKSLLEFTQHTYQQLEERQNWFPEKFARMFPYMKSQNWLFNYRQAWGIEKSFGGLVRRASYISESETAFRLFETHIETFQKCYDLFEKDIKKFTESRFKALLENK, encoded by the coding sequence ATGATCAGTGATTTTGTAAAAGGGAAAAAGAAATTTGCTTACCCCCCCGGTATTCAACATGGTATTCAATTACACCGGGAAATAGATGAGTTCACAGACACACACGAAGCAACCCGGCAGGCTAAGGAAATTTTCCGGCCGCATTACCGTTTATACGCAGCTGCTTTTGTAGATGTGGTATATGATTATTTTATTGCAAACGATGAGCAACTGTTTAATGAAAAATCGCTTCTTGAATTTACCCAACACACCTACCAGCAACTTGAGGAGAGACAAAACTGGTTTCCTGAAAAATTTGCCCGGATGTTTCCTTATATGAAATCACAAAACTGGTTATTTAACTACAGGCAAGCCTGGGGTATTGAAAAAAGTTTTGGCGGGCTGGTAAGAAGGGCCAGCTATATTTCAGAAAGTGAAACTGCTTTCCGGCTTTTTGAAACACATATTGAAACATTTCAGAAATGCTATGACCTGTTTGAAAAGGATATTAAGAAATTTACCGAAAGCAGGTTCAAGGCATTGCTGGAAAACAAATGA
- a CDS encoding DUF2911 domain-containing protein: MKKVLLLSCVLLSMVVISTAQTEGTKLPAVDKSPMDISYYPDNYPVLKIRDKAADYPIARVIYSRPQKAGRIVFGELVEYGKVWRMGANEATEIELYQNVKIAGKKIQKGRYTLYAIVEKDKWTIILNKDTDIWGAFKYDAKKDVLRTDVVVEKTTEVIESLSMVFDKTFTGANLVVAWDNVKISIPMTF; this comes from the coding sequence ATGAAAAAAGTCTTGTTATTAAGCTGCGTTTTGTTATCGATGGTTGTCATTTCAACAGCGCAAACAGAAGGAACCAAATTGCCGGCGGTTGATAAATCGCCAATGGACATTTCTTACTACCCGGATAATTACCCGGTACTGAAAATAAGGGATAAGGCCGCTGATTACCCTATAGCAAGGGTTATTTACAGTCGTCCTCAAAAGGCAGGGCGTATCGTATTTGGTGAGCTGGTGGAGTATGGAAAAGTGTGGAGAATGGGTGCCAATGAAGCAACAGAGATCGAACTATATCAAAATGTAAAAATAGCCGGGAAAAAAATACAGAAAGGACGATATACTTTGTACGCCATAGTGGAAAAAGATAAATGGACGATTATTCTCAATAAGGACACCGATATATGGGGTGCATTTAAATATGATGCCAAAAAAGATGTGTTGCGGACAGATGTAGTTGTGGAAAAAACAACTGAGGTGATCGAATCGCTTTCAATGGTTTTTGATAAAACATTTACCGGGGCTAACCTGGTTGTTGCCTGGGATAATGTAAAAATTTCAATACCGATGACATTTTAA
- a CDS encoding DUF2911 domain-containing protein, whose product MKNYKTAFWVFICMMILSCNNNKPTDETIPKEKEETPKVDSIPVTQHNHNYGVNVYATVDVSPMDMSYFPVEYYKLNMSREPTTPLVVRVIYSRPHLNGRKLFTDILKYGEPWRLGANESTEIQFFKEVTIQNKKIKPGRYIMYCIPNEKTWTIVFNSNVDTWGLHPDISKDLFRFEAPVKMVDHQTEYFTIIFDKSDKGADMLVGWDNYEINLPIDFIFE is encoded by the coding sequence ATGAAAAATTATAAGACTGCTTTTTGGGTATTTATTTGCATGATGATCCTGAGTTGTAATAACAACAAACCAACGGATGAAACTATTCCAAAAGAAAAAGAGGAAACGCCAAAGGTTGATAGCATACCAGTCACTCAGCACAATCATAATTATGGTGTCAATGTATATGCTACAGTTGATGTGTCACCAATGGACATGAGTTATTTTCCGGTTGAGTATTATAAACTCAATATGAGTCGTGAGCCTACCACTCCTTTGGTCGTAAGGGTTATTTATAGCAGGCCACATCTGAACGGACGAAAATTATTTACTGATATTTTAAAATACGGCGAACCCTGGCGTTTAGGAGCCAATGAATCTACCGAAATACAATTCTTTAAGGAAGTAACTATCCAGAATAAAAAGATAAAGCCCGGACGTTACATCATGTATTGCATTCCTAATGAAAAAACATGGACGATTGTCTTTAATTCCAACGTCGATACATGGGGGCTTCACCCCGATATTTCAAAAGACCTATTCCGCTTTGAAGCGCCGGTTAAAATGGTAGATCATCAAACAGAGTACTTCACCATTATATTTGATAAAAGTGATAAAGGTGCTGATATGCTGGTGGGCTGGGATAACTACGAGATAAATTTGCCTATCGATTTTATATTTGAATAA